One segment of Pantoea sp. Lij88 DNA contains the following:
- the phnE gene encoding phosphonate ABC transporter, permease protein PhnE, giving the protein MTEFEHYYQRIRRQQKRDTLLWSLLLVALYLAAGRVAEFNLLTVWQSLPHFFDYLHEILPVLHLPLLFADGKTEGSLAYWGYRLPIQLPLIWETLQLALASTLVAVALAAVLAFFAADNTQTPVSVRMTIRAFVAFLRTMPELAWAVMFVMAFGIGAIPGFLALALHTVGSLTKLFYEAIESASDKPVRGLAACGASKLQRMRFAFWPQVKPVFLSYSFMRLEINFRSSTILGLVGAGGIGQELMTNIKLDRYDQVSITLLLILIVVSLLDTLSGQLRRRVTGDRT; this is encoded by the coding sequence TTGACCGAATTCGAACACTACTACCAACGCATCCGCCGCCAGCAGAAACGTGACACGCTGCTCTGGTCACTGCTGCTGGTGGCACTCTATCTGGCGGCGGGCAGGGTGGCAGAATTTAATCTGCTTACCGTCTGGCAGTCGCTGCCGCACTTCTTCGACTATCTGCATGAAATCCTGCCGGTGCTGCATCTGCCGCTGCTGTTTGCCGACGGTAAGACCGAAGGCTCGCTGGCTTACTGGGGTTATCGTCTGCCGATTCAGCTGCCGCTGATCTGGGAAACGCTGCAGCTGGCGCTGGCCTCGACGCTGGTGGCGGTGGCTCTGGCGGCGGTGCTGGCCTTTTTCGCGGCCGACAATACCCAGACGCCGGTCAGCGTGCGGATGACGATTCGCGCTTTTGTTGCCTTTCTGCGCACCATGCCGGAGCTGGCGTGGGCGGTGATGTTTGTGATGGCGTTTGGCATCGGGGCGATCCCCGGTTTTCTGGCACTGGCGCTGCACACCGTGGGCAGCCTGACCAAACTGTTTTACGAGGCGATTGAGTCAGCTTCGGATAAGCCGGTGCGCGGCCTGGCCGCCTGTGGCGCCAGCAAGCTGCAGCGGATGCGCTTCGCCTTCTGGCCTCAGGTTAAACCGGTCTTTCTCTCCTACAGCTTTATGCGCCTGGAGATTAACTTCCGCTCCTCAACCATCCTCGGGCTGGTCGGCGCGGGCGGCATCGGCCAGGAGCTGATGACCAATATCAAACTGGACCGCTACGATCAGGTGAGTATCACGCTGCTGCTGATTCTGATTGTGGTTTCGCTGCTGGACACGCTATCCGGCCAGCTTCGTCGCCGTGTGACAGGAGATCGGACATGA
- the phnN gene encoding ribose 1,5-bisphosphokinase yields the protein MARLIWLTGPSGSGKDSLLDALREAPPPRLLIAHRYITRAADAGGENHVALTEAEFERRAALGLFAVSWEAHGFRYGIGCETEQWLLRGQNVVVNGSRLHLAQAQARFGAQLLPVCLQVSPAVLAARLRQRGREDETEIARRLARAAQPQPDSLLLNNDGALADTVCQLRQILEAHQ from the coding sequence ATGGCGCGGCTGATCTGGCTTACCGGGCCCTCCGGCTCCGGCAAGGATAGCCTGCTGGATGCGCTGCGGGAGGCACCGCCGCCGCGTCTGCTGATCGCCCATCGCTACATCACCCGCGCCGCCGATGCGGGCGGTGAAAACCATGTGGCGCTGACTGAGGCGGAGTTTGAACGTCGCGCTGCACTCGGTCTGTTCGCGGTGAGCTGGGAGGCGCACGGTTTCCGCTACGGCATCGGCTGTGAGACGGAGCAGTGGCTGCTGCGCGGGCAGAATGTGGTGGTGAACGGTTCGCGGCTGCATCTGGCGCAGGCACAGGCCCGTTTTGGCGCGCAGCTGCTGCCGGTCTGTCTGCAGGTGTCACCCGCGGTGCTGGCGGCGCGCCTGCGTCAGCGCGGACGGGAAGATGAGACGGAGATCGCCCGGCGGCTGGCGCGCGCCGCCCAGCCGCAGCCCGATAGCCTTCTCCTCAACAACGACGGCGCGCTGGCGGATACCGTCTGCCAGCTGCGCCAGATACTGGAGGCGCATCAATGA
- the phnE gene encoding phosphonate ABC transporter, permease protein PhnE, producing MISHVPDVALLKQQHRELFAAQPRYLRRIGLMALAVLLYYLYFFSVFGLESSRLLMGCQQLGRYFLRMFVWHDFLNWPFGYYFSQVGITLGIVFAGTLTASLLALPLSFLAARNVMHDRAAKPLAFMMRRLFDVLRGIDMAIWGLIFVRAVGMGPLAGVLAIILQDVGLLGKLYAEGHEAVERSPGRGLGAVGANSLQKHRFGIFTQSFPQFLALSLYQIESNTRSAAVLGFVGAGGVGLVYAENMRLWNWDVVMFLTLILVVVVMVMDVISSRLRKRYISGKPVPLWQPAARD from the coding sequence ATGATAAGCCACGTACCGGATGTCGCCCTGCTGAAGCAGCAGCATCGTGAACTGTTCGCCGCCCAGCCGCGCTATCTGCGCCGCATCGGGCTGATGGCGCTGGCCGTGCTGCTCTATTACCTCTATTTCTTCTCGGTATTTGGCCTGGAGTCGTCGCGCCTGCTGATGGGCTGCCAGCAGTTGGGGCGCTATTTCCTGCGAATGTTTGTCTGGCACGACTTCCTGAACTGGCCGTTTGGCTACTATTTTTCACAGGTGGGGATCACCCTGGGGATTGTCTTTGCCGGGACGCTGACCGCCTCACTGCTGGCGCTGCCGCTGTCGTTTCTGGCGGCACGCAATGTGATGCACGATCGGGCGGCTAAACCGCTGGCGTTTATGATGCGCCGCTTGTTCGACGTATTACGCGGCATCGATATGGCGATCTGGGGGCTGATCTTCGTGCGTGCGGTGGGCATGGGGCCGCTGGCCGGGGTGCTGGCGATTATCCTGCAGGATGTCGGCCTGCTCGGCAAACTCTACGCCGAAGGGCACGAAGCGGTGGAACGTTCACCGGGTCGGGGTCTGGGTGCCGTAGGCGCTAACAGCCTGCAGAAACACCGCTTCGGCATCTTCACCCAGTCCTTCCCGCAGTTTCTGGCGCTGAGTCTTTACCAGATCGAGTCCAACACCCGCTCGGCGGCGGTGCTCGGCTTTGTCGGCGCGGGTGGCGTCGGCCTGGTCTACGCCGAGAACATGCGCCTGTGGAACTGGGATGTGGTGATGTTCCTGACGCTGATTCTGGTGGTGGTGGTGATGGTGATGGATGTCATCTCCAGCCGCCTGCGTAAGCGCTACATCAGTGGGAAGCCGGTGCCGTTGTGGCAGCCTGCTGCGCGCGATTAA
- a CDS encoding sugar ABC transporter ATP-binding protein, which produces MTATPILEMRGITRRFGNFYALKGVDLTVYPGEVHALMGENGAGKSTLMKILAGAYTASSGEILIEGKPYALKGPKEALAAGITLIYQEINLAPNLTVAENIFLGSEIAPGGLVKRRQMAEEAQRVIDRLGAQFSAWDLVSRLSIAEQQQVEIARALQRNSRILVMDEPTAALSNRETEQLFALIKRLRSEGMAIIYISHRMAEVYELSDRVSVLRDGEYVGSLTRDQLNASELVRMMVGRPLSDLFNKDRGIPSGNIRLAINHLTDGGKVHPSSLEVRAGEIVGLAGLVGAGRSELAQLIFGVHKPKAGEIWIDGEKVTIHSPRDAIARGIGFLTENRKEQGLFLEMAAQENIVMATLERDASMGLLNRRKGQTIANEAIASLNIRVPHAQVRAGGLSGGNQQKLLISRWVAIGPRILILDEPTRGVDVGAKSEIYRMMQEMARQGVAILMISSELPEVVGMSDRVYVMHEGTIVGELEGSHISQENIMTLATGAHSASAGEI; this is translated from the coding sequence ATGACAGCCACACCGATACTGGAAATGCGGGGAATTACCCGACGCTTCGGCAATTTTTATGCCCTGAAGGGGGTCGATCTCACGGTGTATCCCGGTGAGGTTCACGCGCTCATGGGAGAGAACGGCGCGGGTAAAAGCACACTGATGAAGATTCTGGCCGGTGCCTATACCGCCAGCAGCGGGGAAATTCTCATTGAAGGCAAACCCTACGCCCTAAAAGGGCCGAAAGAGGCGCTGGCTGCCGGGATTACCCTGATTTATCAGGAGATCAACCTGGCACCCAACCTGACGGTGGCGGAGAACATTTTTCTGGGCAGCGAAATCGCCCCCGGCGGGCTGGTGAAGCGGCGGCAGATGGCCGAAGAGGCGCAGCGGGTGATTGACCGGCTCGGTGCGCAGTTCAGCGCCTGGGATCTGGTCAGTCGTCTGAGCATCGCCGAGCAGCAGCAGGTGGAGATCGCCCGTGCGCTGCAACGCAACAGCCGCATTCTGGTGATGGATGAGCCGACCGCCGCGCTCTCTAACCGTGAAACCGAACAGCTGTTCGCGCTGATTAAACGGCTGCGCAGCGAAGGCATGGCGATTATCTATATCAGCCACCGTATGGCGGAGGTTTATGAGCTGTCGGATCGCGTCAGCGTACTGCGTGACGGCGAGTATGTCGGCAGCCTGACACGTGACCAGCTGAACGCCAGCGAACTGGTGCGGATGATGGTCGGACGGCCGCTCAGCGACCTGTTCAACAAAGATCGCGGGATCCCTTCAGGCAACATCCGGCTGGCGATTAATCACCTGACCGACGGCGGCAAAGTGCATCCCAGCAGTCTGGAAGTGCGGGCCGGGGAGATTGTCGGGCTGGCCGGTCTGGTGGGCGCAGGCCGCAGCGAACTGGCACAGCTGATCTTCGGCGTACACAAGCCGAAAGCGGGCGAGATCTGGATCGACGGCGAGAAGGTCACCATTCATTCACCGCGTGATGCGATTGCGCGCGGCATTGGCTTCCTCACCGAGAACCGCAAAGAGCAGGGGCTGTTTCTGGAGATGGCCGCGCAGGAGAATATCGTGATGGCCACGCTGGAGCGTGATGCCAGCATGGGGCTGCTCAACCGCCGCAAAGGGCAAACCATCGCCAATGAGGCGATTGCCTCACTCAATATCCGCGTGCCCCACGCTCAGGTCCGGGCGGGCGGTCTGTCGGGCGGTAACCAGCAGAAACTGCTGATCTCACGCTGGGTGGCGATTGGCCCGCGCATCCTGATCCTCGATGAGCCGACGCGCGGCGTGGACGTCGGCGCCAAAAGCGAGATCTACCGCATGATGCAGGAGATGGCGCGACAGGGCGTGGCGATTTTAATGATCTCCAGCGAACTGCCGGAAGTGGTCGGGATGAGCGACCGCGTTTACGTGATGCACGAAGGCACCATCGTCGGTGAGCTGGAGGGCAGCCACATCAGTCAGGAAAATATTATGACGCTGGCAACCGGTGCGCATAGCGCGTCAGCAGGCGAAATCTAA
- the phnM gene encoding alpha-D-ribose 1-methylphosphonate 5-triphosphate diphosphatase, translating to MIINNVRLVLENEVVNGSLEFRDERISSFSETTSQQPGALDGEGAWLLPGLVELHTDNLDKFFTPRPKVDWPAHSAMSSHDALMVSSGITTVLDAIGVGDVRDGGHRLDNLSKMIDAIRDSNRKGLNRAEHLLHLRCELPHPTTAPLFEALMGTPELALVSLMDHSPGQRQYASLTKYREYYQGKYQLNDAEMDQFEHDQLTLAAEWSQPNRQAIAGLCREHGIAIASHDDATAAHVEESHAAGSRIAEFPTTLEAARASRYRNMQVLMGAPNIVRGGSHSGNVAAWELASHGLLNILSSDYYPASLLDAAFRLADDERNSLGMAQAIALVTCNPARALGLFDRGVIAEGCRADLVLAHTAHGYPHVRHVWSKGRQVY from the coding sequence ATGATCATCAATAACGTCAGACTGGTGCTGGAAAACGAAGTGGTGAACGGATCGCTGGAGTTTCGCGACGAGCGCATCAGCAGCTTCAGCGAAACCACCAGCCAGCAGCCGGGTGCGCTGGACGGCGAAGGCGCCTGGCTGCTGCCGGGGCTGGTAGAGCTGCACACCGATAACCTCGACAAGTTCTTCACCCCAAGACCGAAAGTGGACTGGCCCGCGCACTCCGCGATGAGCAGCCACGATGCGCTGATGGTCTCCAGCGGCATTACTACGGTGCTGGACGCGATTGGCGTCGGCGATGTGCGCGACGGCGGGCACCGGCTGGATAACCTCAGCAAGATGATTGACGCCATCCGTGACAGCAACCGCAAAGGGCTGAACCGGGCCGAGCATCTGCTGCATCTGCGCTGTGAACTGCCGCATCCCACCACTGCGCCACTGTTTGAAGCGCTGATGGGCACGCCGGAGCTGGCGCTGGTGTCGCTGATGGACCATTCGCCGGGCCAGCGCCAGTACGCATCGCTGACCAAATATCGCGAATATTATCAGGGCAAATATCAGCTCAACGACGCCGAGATGGATCAGTTCGAGCACGACCAGCTCACCCTGGCGGCAGAGTGGTCGCAGCCCAATCGTCAGGCAATTGCCGGACTGTGCCGGGAACATGGCATCGCCATTGCCAGCCACGATGATGCCACGGCGGCGCATGTGGAAGAGTCCCATGCGGCAGGCAGCCGTATCGCGGAGTTTCCGACCACGCTGGAGGCAGCGCGTGCCTCACGCTATCGCAACATGCAGGTGCTGATGGGCGCGCCTAACATCGTGCGTGGCGGTTCGCACTCCGGCAACGTCGCCGCGTGGGAACTGGCGTCACATGGCCTGCTGAATATTCTGTCGTCCGATTACTACCCGGCCAGCCTGCTGGATGCGGCGTTCCGGCTGGCGGATGACGAGCGCAACAGCCTCGGCATGGCGCAGGCCATCGCGCTGGTGACCTGTAACCCGGCCCGTGCGTTAGGGCTATTCGATCGCGGTGTCATCGCCGAAGGCTGCCGCGCCGACCTGGTGCTGGCGCACACCGCACACGGCTACCCGCACGTGCGGCATGTCTGGAGCAAAGGCCGGCAGGTGTACTGA
- the phnC gene encoding phosphonate ABC transporter ATP-binding protein → MAQALLKTVVDNDLPPASLSGQKVLSVQKLSKAYGDTQVLDQVSFDLHAGELVAVIGRSGAGKSTLLHMLNGTINATSGAIISLHEGEADRNVVSLNSRQMREWRSQCGMIFQDFCLVPRLDVLTNVLLGRLSQTGTLKSFFKIFSDQDRAHAIELLQWMNMLPQALQRAENLSGGQMQRVAICRALMQNPKILLADEPVASLDPKNTKRIMDVLRQVSEQGISVMVNLHSIELVKSYCTRVIGIQRGVVLFDGHPSRLTDSLLHQLYGDELNQIH, encoded by the coding sequence ATGGCACAGGCACTTCTGAAAACGGTGGTCGATAACGATCTGCCACCGGCCAGCCTCAGCGGACAAAAAGTGTTGTCGGTGCAGAAACTGAGCAAAGCCTACGGCGACACGCAGGTGCTGGATCAGGTCAGTTTCGACCTGCACGCCGGTGAGCTGGTGGCGGTGATTGGCCGCTCTGGCGCGGGAAAATCGACGCTGCTGCACATGCTCAACGGCACGATTAACGCCACGTCCGGTGCGATTATCAGCCTGCATGAGGGCGAAGCGGATCGTAACGTGGTCTCGCTCAACAGCCGCCAGATGCGCGAATGGCGCAGCCAGTGCGGCATGATCTTTCAGGATTTCTGTCTGGTGCCGCGCCTCGACGTGCTGACCAACGTGCTGCTGGGCCGTCTGAGCCAGACCGGCACGCTGAAGTCCTTCTTTAAAATCTTCTCTGACCAGGACCGGGCGCACGCCATCGAACTGCTGCAGTGGATGAACATGCTGCCGCAGGCGCTGCAGCGTGCGGAAAACCTCTCTGGCGGGCAGATGCAGCGCGTGGCGATCTGCCGCGCACTGATGCAGAACCCGAAAATCCTGCTGGCCGATGAGCCGGTGGCGTCGCTCGACCCTAAAAATACCAAACGCATCATGGATGTGCTGCGTCAGGTCAGCGAGCAGGGCATCAGCGTCATGGTCAACCTGCACTCGATTGAGCTGGTGAAAAGCTACTGCACCCGCGTGATTGGCATTCAGCGCGGCGTGGTGCTGTTTGACGGCCATCCTTCCCGACTCACCGACAGCCTGCTTCACCAGCTGTACGGTGATGAACTTAACCAAATCCATTAA
- the phnD gene encoding phosphonate ABC transporter substrate-binding protein, whose translation MKLTSLALLTSVMAFGVSAADAPKQLNLGILGGQNATQQIGDNQCVKTFFDKELGVDTQMRNASDYSGVIQGLLGGKIDMVLSMSPASFASVYIQDPKAVDVVGIVVDDKDQSRGYHSVVIVKADSPYKKLEDLKGKSFGMADPDSTSGFLMPNQAFKKMFGGSVDDKYNNTFSSVTFSGGHEQDILGVLNNQFDGAVTWTSLVGDYNSGYTSGAFGRLIRMDHPDLMKQIRIIWKSPLIPNGPVLVSNKLPADFKAKVVSAIKKLDKEDHACFVKAVGGEQHIGHATVADYKSIIDMKRDLMKGSRG comes from the coding sequence ATGAAACTGACTTCTTTAGCACTTCTGACCAGTGTCATGGCGTTTGGTGTCAGCGCAGCGGATGCGCCGAAACAGCTTAATCTGGGGATTCTGGGCGGGCAGAACGCCACCCAGCAGATCGGCGACAATCAGTGTGTGAAGACCTTCTTTGATAAAGAGCTGGGTGTGGATACCCAGATGCGCAACGCCTCTGACTATTCGGGCGTGATTCAGGGGCTGCTGGGCGGCAAGATCGATATGGTGCTGAGCATGTCACCGGCTTCGTTTGCCTCGGTCTACATTCAGGACCCGAAAGCGGTAGACGTGGTGGGCATTGTCGTGGATGACAAAGATCAGTCACGCGGCTACCACTCTGTCGTCATCGTCAAAGCGGACAGCCCGTACAAAAAGCTGGAAGACCTGAAGGGCAAATCATTCGGTATGGCCGATCCTGACTCGACGTCCGGCTTCCTGATGCCAAACCAGGCGTTTAAGAAAATGTTCGGCGGCTCGGTGGATGACAAATATAACAACACCTTCTCCAGCGTCACCTTCTCTGGCGGCCATGAGCAGGACATTCTGGGCGTGCTGAACAATCAGTTTGATGGCGCCGTCACCTGGACCTCATTGGTCGGTGACTATAACAGCGGCTACACCTCTGGCGCGTTTGGCCGTCTGATCCGCATGGACCATCCGGACCTGATGAAGCAGATCCGCATTATCTGGAAATCGCCGCTGATCCCTAACGGCCCGGTTCTGGTCAGCAACAAGCTGCCCGCTGACTTCAAAGCGAAAGTGGTGTCGGCAATTAAAAAGCTGGATAAGGAAGATCACGCCTGTTTCGTGAAAGCGGTGGGCGGCGAGCAGCATATCGGTCATGCGACGGTCGCTGACTATAAAAGCATTATCGATATGAAGCGTGACCTGATGAAAGGCAGCCGCGGCTAA
- a CDS encoding ribose ABC transporter permease produces the protein MTQLARTKAPTLKRALMGDLLQTVGILPILILIVAVFGFVTPNFFTEANLLNITRQASINIVLAAGMTFVILTGGIDLSVGSMLGTTAVVALVASLDPMLASLTIPMALGAGLVMGLFNGILVAWAGLPPFIVTLGTYTALRGAAYLLANGTTVINSDINFEWIGNGYLGPVPWLIVIAFAVIALCWFILRRTTLGVHIYAVGGNIQAARLTGIKVGVVLLFVYGMSGLLSGLAGLMSASRLYSANGNLGVGYELDAIAAVILGGTSFVGGIGTITGTLIGALIIATLNNGMTLMGVSYFWQLVIKGAVIIIAVLIDKYRTRHHVS, from the coding sequence ATGACACAACTGGCCCGCACCAAAGCGCCGACGCTGAAACGCGCCCTGATGGGCGATCTGCTGCAAACGGTGGGTATTCTGCCGATTCTGATCCTGATCGTGGCGGTATTTGGTTTCGTCACGCCGAACTTCTTTACCGAAGCGAACCTGCTCAACATCACCCGTCAGGCGTCGATCAATATCGTGCTCGCGGCGGGCATGACCTTTGTGATTCTCACCGGCGGTATCGACCTGTCGGTGGGATCGATGCTGGGCACCACGGCGGTAGTGGCGCTGGTGGCGTCGCTGGATCCGATGCTTGCCTCGCTGACCATTCCGATGGCGCTGGGCGCGGGTCTGGTGATGGGGCTGTTCAACGGTATCCTGGTCGCCTGGGCCGGATTGCCGCCCTTTATCGTGACGCTCGGCACCTACACCGCACTGCGCGGAGCGGCTTATCTGCTGGCGAACGGCACCACGGTAATCAATTCCGATATCAATTTTGAATGGATCGGCAACGGCTATCTCGGGCCGGTGCCGTGGCTGATTGTGATTGCCTTTGCGGTGATCGCCCTCTGCTGGTTCATCCTCCGTCGCACCACGCTGGGCGTCCATATCTACGCGGTCGGCGGCAATATTCAGGCTGCACGTCTTACCGGTATCAAGGTCGGCGTCGTGCTGCTGTTTGTCTACGGCATGAGTGGTCTGCTGTCGGGGCTGGCTGGTCTGATGAGCGCCTCGCGACTCTACAGCGCCAACGGCAACCTGGGCGTTGGCTATGAGCTGGATGCCATTGCGGCGGTGATCCTCGGCGGCACCAGTTTTGTCGGCGGCATCGGCACCATCACCGGCACGCTGATTGGCGCACTGATTATCGCCACGCTGAATAACGGCATGACGCTGATGGGCGTCTCCTATTTCTGGCAACTGGTGATCAAAGGCGCGGTGATCATCATCGCGGTCCTGATCGACAAATACCGTACCCGTCATCATGTGAGTTGA
- a CDS encoding ATP-binding protein, which produces MQRSYPWQAGARGRLLMFNLLVVSVTLMVSVVAIIGFRHAGAIQEQAQAQTLADMNGSLALARDTANVATAAVRLSQVVGALEYQSESQRLQQNQQALQQSLSLLASAPLAARQPERIARIRARSLMLEQTINSLLLNSHQRHLQRNNMLSDLWQAQILLGHIDQLVQREQRTLPDAALREQTERLITIAIRTPSPIAVIEQLQQVMTPWRNVPLTGVTGENVQRLLATQQRLLPLAEALEQSDLAIAYATYRVKALVAMLNDDINASVQQVALQSEARTQATHHELDSIIGFIALFVVLALAITGYAGIYIYRNLGSSLTAIAGAMTRLAQGEQNVSVPGLQRRDELGELARAFNVFARNTASLAHTSRLLKEKSNQLESTFLAMRDGFALFDNNGQLVVWNAQYAELLGIAPRELHRGVHYQQLLAPLAVDLHDPGEQQEIRLADGRTLELRFSPIPRRGMVNTVLDRTSRKTLEEALQHSQKMKAVGQLTGGLAHDFNNLLAVIIGSLALTEGQLMPGPLATRIERARQAADRAAQLTQRLLAFSRKQALYPRAVSVVTLVDNLQGLLQHSLLPGQQLIIDAQRPGWPAWIDASQLENALMNLVVNARDAMNRQSGEIRLRIWNQRRPEGGEKRDRVTIEVIDHGCGMSAEVREQVFEPFFTTKATGSGSGLGLSMVYGFVRQSGGQIELETAPGQGTTVRLLLPRATDAAAATLIAPPPPAPSEAEMAADIDAASNRLVLVLDDEPAVRQTLCEHLHQLGYLTLECGDGEEALALLRQTPDIDLLISDLMLPGEINGAEVIRQAQQNWPQLATLLISGQDLRHQPVTLPLCERLAKPWQQAQLVQALQRAWQRSERLNRAQQAATTAPASH; this is translated from the coding sequence ATGCAGCGCAGTTATCCGTGGCAGGCCGGGGCGCGTGGACGCCTGTTGATGTTCAATCTGCTGGTGGTGTCGGTCACGCTGATGGTGAGCGTGGTGGCGATCATCGGCTTTCGTCATGCCGGGGCGATTCAGGAGCAGGCACAGGCGCAGACGCTGGCGGATATGAACGGCAGCCTGGCGCTGGCGCGCGACACCGCCAACGTGGCGACGGCGGCGGTCCGGCTGTCACAGGTAGTCGGGGCGCTGGAGTATCAGAGTGAATCACAGCGGCTGCAGCAGAATCAGCAGGCGCTACAGCAGTCGCTGAGCCTGCTGGCCAGTGCGCCGCTGGCGGCCCGTCAGCCGGAGCGCATCGCCCGGATCCGCGCCCGCAGCCTGATGCTGGAGCAGACGATTAACAGCCTGCTGCTGAACAGCCATCAGCGGCATCTGCAGCGCAATAACATGCTGAGCGACCTGTGGCAGGCGCAGATTCTGCTCGGTCACATCGACCAGCTGGTGCAGCGGGAACAGCGGACGCTGCCGGATGCCGCACTGCGTGAGCAGACCGAACGGCTGATCACCATCGCCATCCGTACGCCGTCACCCATCGCCGTCATTGAGCAACTTCAGCAGGTCATGACCCCGTGGCGCAACGTGCCGCTGACGGGCGTGACCGGCGAGAATGTGCAGCGACTGCTCGCCACACAGCAGCGTCTGCTGCCGCTGGCGGAGGCGCTGGAGCAGAGCGATCTGGCCATCGCCTACGCCACCTACCGGGTAAAAGCGCTGGTGGCGATGCTGAACGACGATATCAACGCGTCGGTGCAGCAGGTCGCGCTGCAAAGCGAGGCGCGCACCCAGGCCACCCACCACGAACTGGATTCCATCATCGGCTTTATTGCGCTGTTTGTGGTGCTGGCGCTGGCGATCACCGGTTATGCCGGGATCTATATCTATCGCAACCTCGGGTCGAGCCTGACGGCGATTGCCGGGGCGATGACGCGGCTGGCGCAGGGTGAGCAGAACGTCAGCGTGCCGGGACTGCAACGGCGCGACGAGCTGGGCGAACTGGCGCGGGCGTTTAACGTCTTTGCCCGCAATACCGCCTCGCTGGCCCACACCTCGCGGCTGCTGAAGGAGAAGAGCAATCAGCTGGAGTCCACGTTCCTGGCGATGCGCGACGGCTTTGCCCTGTTCGATAACAACGGTCAACTGGTGGTGTGGAACGCCCAGTATGCGGAGCTGCTCGGCATTGCGCCGCGTGAGCTGCATCGCGGCGTCCACTATCAGCAACTGCTGGCTCCGCTGGCGGTCGATCTGCACGATCCCGGTGAACAGCAGGAGATCCGGCTGGCCGATGGCCGCACGCTGGAACTGCGCTTCAGTCCGATTCCGCGCCGTGGCATGGTCAATACCGTGCTGGACCGGACCTCGCGGAAAACGCTGGAGGAGGCGCTGCAGCACAGCCAGAAAATGAAAGCGGTCGGTCAGCTGACTGGCGGACTGGCGCACGACTTCAACAATCTGCTGGCGGTGATTATCGGCAGTCTGGCGCTGACCGAAGGCCAGCTGATGCCCGGCCCGCTGGCGACCCGGATTGAGCGGGCGCGGCAGGCCGCCGATCGCGCCGCCCAGCTGACGCAGCGTCTGCTGGCATTCTCGCGCAAGCAGGCGCTCTATCCGCGCGCGGTGTCGGTGGTGACGCTGGTGGATAATCTGCAGGGATTGCTGCAGCACTCATTGCTGCCGGGACAGCAGCTGATTATTGATGCGCAACGTCCCGGCTGGCCCGCCTGGATCGACGCCAGCCAGCTGGAAAATGCGCTGATGAATCTGGTGGTGAACGCGCGCGATGCCATGAACCGGCAAAGCGGCGAGATCCGGCTGCGCATCTGGAATCAGCGCCGTCCGGAGGGCGGTGAAAAACGTGACAGAGTCACAATTGAGGTGATCGACCACGGCTGTGGCATGTCGGCCGAGGTTCGCGAGCAGGTTTTCGAGCCGTTCTTCACGACTAAAGCGACCGGCAGTGGCAGCGGACTGGGGCTGTCGATGGTTTACGGCTTTGTGCGGCAGTCAGGCGGGCAGATCGAACTCGAAACCGCACCGGGCCAGGGCACCACGGTGCGGCTGCTGTTGCCGCGCGCGACGGACGCCGCCGCCGCAACTCTCATCGCCCCGCCACCGCCTGCCCCCAGTGAGGCTGAGATGGCGGCAGACATTGACGCGGCCAGCAACCGGCTGGTGCTGGTGCTGGATGATGAACCGGCGGTGCGCCAGACGCTGTGTGAGCATCTGCATCAGCTGGGTTATCTGACGCTGGAGTGTGGCGACGGTGAAGAGGCGCTGGCGCTGCTGCGCCAGACACCAGATATCGACCTGCTGATCAGCGACCTGATGCTGCCCGGCGAGATTAACGGCGCGGAGGTGATCCGCCAGGCGCAGCAGAACTGGCCGCAGCTAGCGACGCTGCTCATCAGCGGTCAGGACCTGCGCCACCAGCCGGTGACGCTGCCACTGTGCGAACGGCTGGCGAAACCCTGGCAGCAGGCACAGCTGGTGCAGGCGCTGCAGCGCGCCTGGCAGCGCAGCGAGCGCCTTAATCGCGCGCAGCAGGCTGCCACAACGGCACCGGCTTCCCACTGA